From the Oleiphilus messinensis genome, one window contains:
- the flgL gene encoding flagellar hook-associated protein FlgL, whose protein sequence is MRISTQQLFNRGINNIQDVNEQLQKTQLQISSGKRVQRPSDDPVASTRILQINQDLDLIAQYKRNIDLAENRLRQEDQLLDGINDVVIRIRELTIQAGDGAQNADDKLYIAAEVKERLAQLAGFMNSQDPSGEFVFAGFQGNNAPFVQNESGAYYYQGDEGQRFLQVDTSVKVSSGDNGKALFVDIPAAENTFATRANPRNTSDPAAVISTGLMIDQELYDEYYPGDMVVTFNTNPALVTPPGPNFTITDRDSGKVIFNPQPYVSGQPIQANGVQFEIVGTPAAGDSFLVESREKQSLLTTTEKLIYGLENFQETGEGRQILDALIQDTLANLDSAQTAILETRGNVGARLNTIETTREMHLDVEVLTKEVLSDLQDVDFAEATSNLSLQSFILDAAYGTFTRVTGLSLFDQL, encoded by the coding sequence ATGCGAATTTCGACTCAACAGCTGTTTAACCGGGGTATCAACAATATTCAGGACGTAAACGAACAGCTGCAGAAAACCCAATTACAAATTTCCAGCGGCAAAAGGGTGCAGCGTCCGTCCGATGACCCTGTCGCATCCACTCGAATTTTGCAAATAAATCAAGATCTGGATCTGATTGCACAATACAAACGCAATATTGATCTGGCCGAAAACCGGTTACGGCAGGAAGATCAACTACTGGACGGGATAAACGATGTGGTGATCCGTATTCGGGAGTTAACCATTCAGGCCGGTGACGGTGCTCAGAATGCAGATGATAAATTATATATTGCCGCGGAAGTAAAAGAGCGTCTAGCGCAACTGGCCGGGTTTATGAATTCTCAGGATCCCAGTGGCGAGTTTGTGTTTGCCGGCTTTCAGGGGAATAATGCGCCTTTCGTGCAAAATGAGTCTGGTGCGTACTATTACCAGGGGGATGAAGGGCAGCGCTTTCTGCAGGTTGACACCAGCGTGAAGGTTTCATCAGGGGATAATGGGAAAGCATTGTTTGTCGATATACCTGCTGCTGAAAATACTTTTGCAACCCGTGCCAATCCGCGGAATACCTCTGATCCTGCTGCAGTGATTTCCACAGGGTTGATGATTGACCAAGAATTGTATGACGAATATTATCCCGGTGATATGGTGGTGACCTTCAACACAAATCCAGCATTGGTGACACCTCCGGGACCGAATTTCACGATAACCGATCGGGATAGCGGAAAGGTCATATTTAACCCCCAGCCCTACGTTTCTGGCCAACCGATTCAGGCAAATGGTGTCCAGTTTGAAATTGTAGGTACGCCTGCAGCGGGAGATTCTTTTTTAGTTGAGTCCCGGGAAAAGCAAAGCCTTTTAACCACAACCGAGAAACTGATTTACGGTTTGGAGAATTTTCAGGAAACGGGAGAAGGACGGCAAATTCTGGATGCGTTAATCCAGGACACCCTGGCGAATCTGGATAGCGCGCAAACGGCAATTCTGGAAACACGAGGAAATGTAGGGGCTCGACTCAATACCATTGAAACAACCCGGGAAATGCACCTTGATGTTGAGGTGTTGACTAAGGAGGTTCTGTCTGATCTGCAGGATGTCGACTTTGCTGAAGCGACGAGCAATTTGTCACTACAGTCATTTATTTTAGATGCAGCATACGGTACGTTTACCCGTGTTACCGGCTTGAGCCTGTTTGATCAGCTCTAA
- the flgK gene encoding flagellar hook-associated protein FlgK, with translation MSLINIGLSGIKVNQSALATTGNNVVNTNTPGYSRQHNVIESNPSQYIGVGYQGTGANTANIIRINDQFLTNQLRADTTVFHEQDTYLSQIEQLDSLLADVTTGLTPAMNNFFAALQGGADDPTSIPERQLILSEAEGLVARFSSLYTRLEDQQTLINQEMSANISEINSLAAGISQLNRAITVALGSGQDKFPNDLLDQRDEKLRELAEFTHVTVIERSNSQEVDVLIGNGQPLVIGDVYNSLQQVQSVNDPLQSDIAFIDDDSIQVISSEITGGKIGALLDFRDNMLSQAFNGIGLIAVGLADTMNHQHEVGMNLEDRLGGLFFTDVNDREVAEARVYGDPNNADPDDRVLFVEIEDASQLTTDDYTLEFNGPTNNSYTLIRNSDESVVQSGRLPAVMPSTISVEGFEITLESGSFQVGDSFLIRPTHTGARDFGMVVDRVEELAFASAIRTDADLGNTGSGVISQGQMLDVNSPLTNQPLSTFSMPNELSPPMMVRFINESYYEVLDATDPANPVPLNPPMNNRLYVPGVSNEVFANDPGQTATSSLGGDIANIGVVAAPTVNGYSAQTLTVTNRDPDTGLVNTSTVNIAANDSAKVIADQLSQVEGVSATAYSVVEISNFVGAGMGLSINGQAITVTAPDPYDPDHVADAINSNPNLAGQNLLAVSDGNTITLRSMTGDDITVEVTGAGSVDLDTPDPAGAGAVTVNAGNGATIGGFVDVEMAHGVSFVGSNSNIFQANPTVQPTYKGFMVQISGEPEANDFFMIEYNNGGISDNRNALAMVQLENSGTLDGGVNTYNEEYAQLVETIGTVTNQKKIDTDSSEVLLRQSEDAWSEVSGVNLDEEAGRLIQYQAAYNASAQVVSVAQELFDTLLNAVR, from the coding sequence ATGTCATTAATTAATATTGGTTTATCAGGTATCAAGGTTAATCAATCCGCGTTGGCTACAACAGGCAATAACGTGGTGAATACCAATACTCCGGGGTATAGCCGACAGCATAATGTCATTGAGTCGAATCCATCCCAGTACATCGGCGTAGGCTATCAGGGCACCGGGGCCAACACGGCCAATATTATTCGAATAAATGATCAGTTCCTGACGAATCAGCTGCGTGCGGATACAACCGTATTTCACGAGCAAGATACCTACCTGAGTCAGATTGAGCAGCTTGATAGTCTCCTGGCGGATGTTACTACCGGGCTTACACCCGCCATGAACAATTTTTTTGCGGCACTTCAAGGTGGCGCGGATGATCCGACGTCGATTCCCGAACGTCAGCTTATTTTGAGCGAAGCTGAAGGCCTGGTTGCGCGTTTTTCATCGTTGTATACCCGTCTGGAGGACCAGCAAACCCTGATTAATCAGGAGATGTCAGCAAATATCTCCGAGATAAACAGTCTCGCTGCGGGTATATCTCAGCTAAACCGTGCCATTACGGTGGCTCTGGGGTCAGGCCAGGATAAGTTTCCTAATGATTTACTGGATCAGCGAGACGAAAAGTTACGAGAACTCGCTGAATTTACCCATGTGACGGTGATCGAGCGCAGTAACAGCCAGGAGGTCGACGTACTTATCGGTAATGGGCAACCGCTGGTTATTGGTGATGTTTATAACAGTCTCCAGCAGGTGCAAAGTGTCAATGACCCCTTGCAAAGTGATATTGCATTCATTGACGACGATTCTATTCAGGTGATCTCCAGTGAAATTACCGGTGGTAAAATCGGTGCCTTGCTTGATTTCAGAGATAATATGTTAAGCCAGGCCTTTAACGGCATTGGTTTAATCGCAGTGGGCCTGGCAGACACGATGAACCACCAGCATGAAGTCGGCATGAATCTCGAAGATCGATTAGGCGGTTTGTTTTTCACTGATGTAAATGATCGGGAAGTGGCTGAAGCCCGGGTCTATGGCGATCCAAACAATGCTGACCCTGATGACCGGGTGTTGTTTGTTGAAATTGAAGATGCCAGCCAGCTTACAACCGATGATTACACCCTCGAATTTAACGGGCCTACCAATAACAGTTATACGTTGATCCGAAATTCCGATGAATCTGTGGTTCAATCCGGGCGTTTGCCGGCGGTCATGCCCAGTACCATTTCGGTGGAAGGGTTTGAGATTACATTGGAGTCCGGCAGTTTTCAGGTCGGTGACAGCTTTCTTATCAGACCCACTCATACCGGTGCCAGAGATTTTGGCATGGTGGTGGACCGTGTTGAGGAATTGGCTTTTGCTTCTGCGATCAGAACGGATGCTGATTTGGGGAATACCGGCAGCGGTGTAATCAGTCAGGGCCAGATGTTGGACGTGAACAGTCCATTGACCAATCAGCCATTATCGACCTTTTCGATGCCCAACGAACTGAGCCCACCGATGATGGTGCGCTTCATCAATGAAAGTTACTACGAGGTGCTGGACGCGACGGATCCTGCGAACCCGGTGCCATTGAATCCACCCATGAACAACCGCCTGTATGTTCCTGGGGTATCCAACGAAGTATTCGCCAATGATCCAGGGCAAACCGCGACGTCCTCCCTCGGGGGGGATATTGCGAACATTGGCGTAGTGGCAGCGCCTACTGTGAATGGTTACAGCGCGCAAACATTGACCGTGACAAACCGTGACCCGGACACCGGGCTGGTTAACACCTCTACAGTAAATATCGCGGCAAATGACAGTGCAAAGGTAATCGCCGACCAGCTCAGTCAAGTGGAGGGTGTCAGCGCAACAGCATACAGCGTGGTGGAAATATCCAATTTTGTTGGCGCGGGAATGGGGTTAAGTATCAATGGTCAGGCGATCACGGTAACGGCACCCGATCCCTACGATCCAGACCATGTGGCTGATGCGATCAACAGTAATCCGAATCTGGCGGGGCAAAATCTCTTGGCGGTCAGTGATGGCAACACCATTACCCTGAGATCGATGACGGGGGATGATATTACTGTCGAGGTCACCGGGGCGGGCAGTGTTGATCTGGATACGCCGGATCCGGCAGGTGCCGGAGCGGTTACCGTTAATGCCGGGAATGGTGCAACCATCGGTGGCTTTGTGGATGTAGAAATGGCCCATGGCGTCTCGTTCGTTGGCAGTAACAGTAATATTTTCCAGGCAAATCCGACGGTACAGCCAACATACAAGGGATTTATGGTGCAAATATCCGGGGAGCCGGAAGCCAATGACTTCTTCATGATCGAATACAACAACGGCGGTATTTCTGACAACCGTAATGCACTTGCGATGGTTCAGCTGGAAAATTCAGGCACCCTGGATGGTGGGGTAAATACCTACAATGAAGAGTACGCACAACTTGTGGAAACCATTGGTACGGTTACCAACCAGAAGAAGATCGATACTGACTCAAGCGAGGTTCTGTTGCGTCAGTCGGAAGACGCATGGTCTGAAGTGTCAGGTGTAAACCTCGATGAGGAGGCGGGTCGGCTGATCCAGTATCAGGCCGCATATAACGCTTCTGCTCAGGTGGTGAGTGTAGCTCAGGAATTGTTCGATACGCTGCTCAATGCAGTGCGTTAA
- the flgJ gene encoding flagellar assembly peptidoglycan hydrolase FlgJ, translating to MALQQNVIDQVHTYTDFSGLNSLKAQARNDKNAALETVSKQFEAMFLNMVMKSMRDANKAFSEGNFMNSSQMEFYQQMFDSQLTQTLSKGNGIGIAKALLTQMSAQIEGVTQAADEPRHIDYGGIQSYAREMPAQAIQILEAVVEVDEMVKRDHPGSASSHDSVTGHESAEEQLDQGAAGVAGMDRLLSNPAVLADTNTRDREEEDTEIDVDGIAENETETGEQVLESILPDQFESPEQFVEALYPIAKQVEAETGIDARFLLAQSALETGWGKHMIANQGETPSHNMFGIKADSRWQGDRIAITTTEYREGIPMKEKAYFRAYPSYDESFRDYARFLKGNERYQEALQWVDDPAAFARELQDAGYATDPAYSDKIQRIYNSDFVQSALLSSN from the coding sequence ATGGCATTGCAACAGAATGTTATCGATCAGGTTCATACCTACACCGATTTTTCGGGATTGAACTCGTTGAAGGCGCAGGCCAGAAACGACAAGAATGCTGCTTTGGAGACCGTGAGCAAACAGTTTGAAGCCATGTTTCTGAACATGGTGATGAAAAGCATGCGGGATGCGAACAAGGCGTTTTCGGAAGGGAATTTCATGAACTCCTCGCAGATGGAATTCTACCAACAAATGTTTGACAGCCAACTAACGCAAACGCTGTCAAAAGGTAATGGTATAGGCATCGCTAAAGCATTGTTGACCCAAATGTCAGCACAAATAGAAGGGGTAACCCAGGCTGCGGATGAACCGCGCCATATTGATTATGGTGGAATTCAGTCTTACGCCCGGGAAATGCCTGCCCAAGCCATTCAGATTCTGGAGGCGGTCGTCGAGGTTGATGAGATGGTGAAACGAGATCACCCAGGCTCAGCTTCAAGTCATGACTCGGTTACCGGTCATGAGAGTGCCGAAGAGCAGCTGGATCAAGGTGCCGCTGGCGTCGCTGGAATGGATCGGCTCTTAAGCAATCCGGCGGTACTCGCGGATACAAACACCCGCGACCGGGAAGAAGAGGACACAGAAATCGACGTTGATGGTATCGCTGAGAATGAAACGGAAACGGGTGAACAAGTGCTTGAGTCGATCTTGCCGGACCAGTTTGAGTCTCCGGAACAGTTCGTAGAAGCATTGTACCCGATCGCGAAACAGGTTGAGGCTGAAACCGGGATTGATGCCCGCTTTCTGTTGGCGCAGTCTGCGCTGGAAACCGGGTGGGGCAAGCATATGATTGCCAATCAGGGAGAAACGCCCAGCCATAATATGTTTGGTATTAAGGCAGATAGCCGTTGGCAAGGTGATCGTATTGCGATCACGACGACAGAATACCGGGAAGGTATACCCATGAAGGAGAAGGCATATTTTCGCGCGTATCCTTCATACGATGAAAGTTTTCGGGACTATGCACGCTTTCTCAAAGGAAATGAGCGTTATCAGGAGGCGTTACAGTGGGTTGATGATCCTGCGGCATTCGCCCGGGAACTGCAGGATGCAGGATATGCAACGGATCCGGCATATAGCGACAAAATACAACGGATTTATAACAGCGATTTTGTACAAAGTGCCTTGTTGTCGAGTAATTGA
- a CDS encoding flagellar basal body P-ring protein FlgI, which yields MMTLQSSKRCTLVCGFLMLMTSFSVVADRLKDMASVAGVRSNQLIGYGLVVGLDGTGDKAPFTNQTFRNLMNKFGITIPAGTDPSLKNVAAVTVNADLPAFAKPGQNIDVTVSSIGNAKSLRGGTLLMTPLKGADGKVYAVSQGSLLVGGFGAEGADGSRISVNIPVVGRIPNGASVERSAPNAFHQGDTLTFNLHQPDFTTARRVTETINDLLGPHTASAVDATSIRVRAPRDASSRVGFLSILENLQVDPGEGAAKIVVNSRTGTIVVGANVKVLPAAVTHGNLVVTISENVGVSQPNAFGEGQTVVVPQSEVDAEQEPARMFKFGPAVTLNEIVQAVNRVGAAPGDIMAVLEALKQAGALKAELIVI from the coding sequence ATGATGACACTTCAATCTAGTAAACGATGCACTTTGGTCTGTGGCTTCTTGATGTTGATGACCTCTTTTTCTGTGGTTGCTGATCGATTGAAGGACATGGCCTCTGTGGCGGGCGTTCGTTCCAATCAGCTCATTGGGTATGGTTTGGTTGTCGGTCTGGATGGGACGGGGGATAAAGCGCCTTTTACCAATCAAACATTTCGAAACTTGATGAATAAGTTCGGGATTACGATTCCGGCGGGTACGGATCCGAGCCTGAAAAATGTAGCTGCAGTTACCGTGAATGCGGATTTACCGGCATTTGCCAAACCCGGTCAAAATATTGACGTAACCGTTTCCTCAATCGGCAACGCAAAAAGCCTCCGGGGTGGTACGTTGTTGATGACACCTTTAAAAGGCGCGGACGGGAAAGTCTATGCCGTATCTCAAGGTAGCCTGCTGGTCGGTGGCTTTGGTGCAGAAGGCGCGGACGGGTCTCGTATCAGCGTGAATATCCCGGTAGTGGGCCGTATACCGAATGGGGCCTCAGTTGAGCGTTCAGCACCCAATGCTTTCCATCAGGGTGACACGTTAACGTTTAACCTGCATCAGCCTGATTTTACGACGGCGCGTCGCGTCACCGAAACGATTAATGACCTGCTGGGGCCACATACTGCAAGCGCTGTTGATGCGACCTCCATTCGCGTCCGTGCGCCCAGAGATGCTTCTTCAAGGGTTGGGTTTCTATCCATTCTGGAAAATCTTCAAGTAGACCCGGGTGAAGGTGCCGCAAAAATTGTTGTGAACTCACGCACCGGTACGATTGTTGTGGGGGCTAACGTCAAAGTACTGCCTGCTGCGGTAACCCACGGTAATCTGGTAGTGACCATCAGTGAAAATGTGGGTGTCAGTCAACCGAATGCATTTGGCGAGGGACAGACTGTGGTCGTTCCCCAGTCTGAAGTCGATGCAGAACAGGAGCCTGCCCGGATGTTCAAATTTGGCCCTGCTGTAACGTTGAATGAGATCGTGCAGGCCGTAAATCGCGTAGGTGCTGCACCCGGCGATATTATGGCCGTGCTGGAAGCGCTGAAACAGGCGGGCGCGTTAAAAGCAGAACTAATCGTTATTTAA
- the flgH gene encoding flagellar basal body L-ring protein FlgH, giving the protein MTYQRNSGVTNLFCTVVVIATLSGCASMSRERPVPGDPLYAPAAPQELIPPAPVNGSLYQAGQGYSLYTDKVAHRIGDILTVQLQERTQSSKTSETSLSKDSGTSFNEGSILGSALSMNNLSLGTDLEMEREFTGEAESDQSNSLTGSIAVTVAAVLPNGLLRIRGEKWLTLNQGDEYIRLTGLVRPEDISDNNIVRSDKIADARIAYGATGEFDDANRMGWGSRVFNSEWWPF; this is encoded by the coding sequence ATGACGTATCAAAGAAATTCAGGTGTTACAAACCTATTTTGCACAGTGGTTGTGATCGCAACCCTGTCTGGCTGTGCATCGATGAGCAGAGAACGTCCAGTACCTGGAGATCCGTTGTATGCACCTGCAGCACCTCAAGAGCTGATTCCTCCTGCGCCTGTAAACGGATCACTTTATCAAGCAGGCCAGGGATATAGCCTGTATACCGACAAAGTTGCCCACCGAATTGGAGACATTCTGACGGTCCAGCTCCAGGAGCGAACTCAGTCCAGCAAAACCAGTGAAACGTCGCTGTCCAAAGATTCCGGAACCTCTTTTAATGAAGGTTCAATATTGGGTAGTGCGTTGTCGATGAATAACCTGAGTTTAGGTACCGACTTGGAGATGGAGCGGGAATTCACTGGCGAGGCTGAGAGTGATCAGAGTAATAGTTTAACCGGGAGCATCGCGGTAACGGTTGCAGCAGTGCTGCCAAACGGTTTGTTAAGAATCCGGGGCGAAAAGTGGTTAACGTTAAATCAGGGCGATGAATATATTCGATTAACCGGATTGGTTCGACCTGAAGATATCTCGGACAACAACATCGTCCGCTCCGATAAAATTGCCGATGCTCGAATTGCATATGGCGCAACCGGTGAATTTGATGACGCGAACCGGATGGGATGGGGTTCTCGTGTGTTCAACAGCGAATGGTGGCCTTTCTAA
- the flgG gene encoding flagellar basal-body rod protein FlgG — protein sequence MHAALWVSKTGLSAQDKALTTISNNLANVNTTGFKRDRAVFEDLLYQTQRQPGGLTSQNTELPSGLQLGTGVRVVGTQKEFTQGNLQVSEQPLDIAVSGRGFFQVLMPDGSISYTRDGQFHLNSEGVVVTASGNPLEPQIQLQDSTTSVTIGKDGTVTATVAGQTTPVNIGNITLTDFINPAGLESIGNNLFKETGASGAPVEGTPGLDGFGSTEQGMIESSNVEVVEELVNMITTQRAYEMNSKVVSTADSMLQYISSNL from the coding sequence ATGCACGCAGCACTGTGGGTTAGTAAAACCGGGTTAAGCGCTCAAGATAAAGCGTTGACCACTATTTCCAATAACCTCGCGAATGTGAATACAACCGGATTCAAACGCGACCGAGCCGTGTTTGAAGATTTGTTGTATCAAACCCAGCGCCAGCCCGGAGGGCTGACCTCCCAAAATACCGAGTTACCTTCAGGCTTGCAGCTGGGAACCGGGGTGCGTGTCGTCGGAACCCAAAAAGAATTTACCCAAGGGAACCTGCAGGTCTCCGAGCAGCCGCTGGACATTGCGGTCAGTGGTCGGGGCTTCTTTCAGGTCTTGATGCCGGATGGCAGCATTTCCTACACCCGTGATGGCCAATTTCACCTTAATTCCGAAGGTGTGGTTGTGACTGCCAGTGGCAATCCGTTGGAACCTCAAATTCAACTTCAGGACAGCACGACCTCGGTCACGATTGGCAAAGATGGAACTGTAACCGCTACGGTGGCCGGGCAAACTACTCCAGTCAATATCGGGAACATTACATTGACGGATTTTATCAATCCGGCTGGTCTTGAATCCATTGGTAATAACTTGTTCAAGGAAACCGGCGCCAGTGGCGCTCCGGTCGAAGGTACGCCAGGGCTGGATGGTTTTGGGTCCACAGAACAAGGCATGATCGAAAGTTCGAATGTGGAAGTGGTCGAAGAATTAGTCAACATGATCACCACCCAACGCGCTTATGAAATGAACTCAAAAGTGGTTTCAACTGCAGATAGCATGCTGCAGTATATCTCGAGCAATCTTTAA
- the flgF gene encoding flagellar basal-body rod protein FlgF yields MDKALYISMSGAKQNMLSQQAHANNLANANTVGFKRDLEQARSMPVFGDHFPTRAYAMSERPATDTQMGPMIETGRSLDVAVRGDGWIAVQAEDGQPAYTRDGQFNIDANGILRTAHGLAVLGNGGPIVVPPADKVEIGGDGTISIIPAGQGAETIAEIDRIQMVKPDNKTMEKGLDGLMRPKPGVDQPVPDATVTLESGFLEGSNVNVVDALTQVMSLSRQYELQVKVMRSADENSQAAARLLQNS; encoded by the coding sequence ATGGATAAGGCCTTATATATTTCAATGTCGGGTGCCAAGCAAAACATGCTTTCGCAACAGGCTCACGCCAATAACCTCGCCAATGCCAACACAGTTGGCTTCAAGCGCGATCTTGAGCAAGCTCGCAGTATGCCGGTCTTTGGTGATCACTTTCCAACGCGCGCCTATGCCATGTCGGAGCGTCCGGCAACGGATACCCAAATGGGGCCGATGATCGAGACGGGCCGTTCACTGGATGTCGCGGTAAGAGGTGACGGCTGGATTGCCGTTCAGGCGGAAGACGGGCAGCCGGCTTATACCCGAGACGGACAATTTAATATTGATGCGAATGGTATTTTGAGAACCGCCCATGGATTGGCTGTGCTAGGCAATGGTGGTCCGATTGTGGTTCCCCCGGCAGACAAAGTTGAAATTGGCGGCGATGGTACCATTTCCATTATACCGGCAGGTCAGGGTGCTGAGACGATTGCCGAAATAGACCGTATTCAAATGGTCAAGCCTGACAATAAAACCATGGAAAAAGGGCTGGACGGGTTAATGCGCCCCAAGCCCGGTGTTGATCAACCTGTCCCGGATGCTACGGTAACCCTGGAATCCGGATTCCTCGAGGGCAGCAATGTGAATGTTGTCGATGCCCTGACTCAAGTCATGTCTCTCTCCCGTCAGTACGAGCTTCAAGTGAAAGTAATGCGCTCTGCAGACGAAAATTCTCAAGCAGCGGCACGCTTATTGCAGAATTCCTAA
- a CDS encoding flagellar hook protein FlgE yields the protein MPFNIALSGLKASSLDLEVTGNNIANAGTVGFKQSRVEFGDLYANSFLSSSSNPVGDGVQVQDVRQLFGQGNINFTDRGLDLAISGDGFFIVEDGDQTKFTRAGQFGVDKDGFVVNNTGMRLQGFTADEDGNVGGIRDDIVVNNENLAPQRTQLVEPSLNLDSSELVLEERGIEFTTDGAQAGFINAGLTNSFPATNWTVTYADSSTDTLVLPAGQSAGANAAQITTALDGVEATATTSVAINADTFTPDASSSLTINGITFSGSSLDSVGDLAIAINSSALGGVNAVVEDAGLASERLVLTHNQGADLVMSFNAGGGAGTVELERLTVDGQPADATGAIAGAGASQTHTFPADGTDATISGIMTVITEEGATIAVFDDDGDNDPTNNVVNTDLITAAGLTGSQFLNNVFDPADAGTYNHSTSTPIYDSLGNQHVLSMYFVKQAATSATQANTWQMYTLINGNDIGDPVTAGGDPTRQAFALVFDNEGNLRENLSDLPIITNWLPLDANGDYNGADQPINGADGGNVLPLPDPPDSSNFFIDITNLTQYGSPFTIADMQQDGFTTGRLSGLDVDDSGIMFARYSNGESRVISQLAMASFNDNEGLSPVGDTAWVSTFESGDPIIGTPGTGVLGSIKSASLEESNVDLSDQLVNLIVAQRNYQANAKTIETADSVTQTIINLR from the coding sequence ATGCCGTTCAACATTGCTCTCAGTGGTCTTAAAGCATCGTCCCTTGATCTCGAGGTGACCGGTAACAATATTGCCAACGCCGGTACGGTTGGTTTCAAGCAGTCACGGGTCGAATTCGGTGATTTGTATGCAAACAGTTTCCTCAGTTCAAGCTCTAACCCGGTCGGGGACGGGGTTCAGGTCCAGGATGTACGGCAGTTGTTTGGGCAAGGCAACATCAACTTCACCGACCGCGGACTCGATCTCGCCATCAGCGGTGATGGTTTTTTTATAGTTGAGGATGGCGATCAAACCAAGTTTACCCGCGCAGGGCAGTTTGGTGTTGATAAAGATGGTTTTGTAGTAAATAACACGGGAATGCGTTTACAAGGGTTTACGGCAGACGAAGATGGGAATGTTGGTGGCATACGAGATGATATTGTAGTCAATAATGAGAATTTAGCTCCGCAGCGCACACAGTTGGTCGAGCCGTCACTAAATTTGGACTCATCTGAGCTCGTACTGGAGGAGCGTGGCATTGAATTTACTACGGATGGTGCTCAGGCTGGTTTCATAAATGCTGGTTTGACCAACAGCTTCCCGGCGACAAACTGGACTGTTACTTACGCGGATAGTTCAACGGATACTCTTGTACTTCCTGCTGGACAGTCAGCAGGTGCCAATGCAGCACAAATTACAACCGCTTTAGATGGTGTTGAGGCTACAGCAACAACTTCAGTTGCAATTAATGCAGATACATTTACACCTGATGCAAGTTCTTCACTAACGATCAATGGTATTACTTTTTCCGGTTCTTCTCTTGATTCCGTTGGAGACCTTGCTATTGCAATTAACTCTTCTGCGTTAGGTGGGGTGAATGCTGTCGTAGAGGATGCAGGGCTTGCATCAGAGCGCTTGGTGTTGACACATAACCAAGGTGCTGACCTCGTGATGAGTTTTAATGCTGGAGGAGGTGCTGGGACTGTTGAGCTAGAGCGCTTAACTGTGGATGGGCAGCCAGCGGATGCAACCGGTGCGATAGCCGGCGCGGGTGCATCTCAAACCCATACGTTTCCGGCAGACGGAACAGATGCAACAATTTCAGGGATTATGACTGTCATCACTGAAGAGGGGGCTACGATAGCAGTATTCGATGATGATGGCGATAATGACCCGACGAATAATGTCGTAAATACTGATTTAATCACTGCTGCAGGGTTAACGGGAAGTCAATTTTTAAATAATGTTTTTGACCCCGCTGATGCAGGAACATATAACCACTCAACTTCTACACCTATTTATGACAGTTTGGGGAATCAACATGTGTTATCTATGTACTTTGTTAAGCAGGCTGCTACAAGTGCAACTCAGGCCAATACATGGCAAATGTACACGTTAATTAATGGGAATGATATTGGTGATCCAGTTACTGCTGGTGGGGATCCAACTCGGCAAGCTTTTGCACTTGTTTTTGATAATGAGGGGAATTTAAGGGAAAACCTCTCAGATCTACCCATAATTACGAACTGGTTACCACTTGATGCAAACGGCGATTATAATGGAGCAGATCAGCCGATCAATGGGGCAGATGGAGGCAATGTCTTACCGTTACCTGACCCACCTGACAGTTCAAACTTTTTTATTGATATTACCAATCTCACGCAGTATGGAAGTCCATTCACTATTGCAGATATGCAGCAAGATGGTTTCACAACAGGAAGATTATCGGGATTGGATGTTGATGATTCGGGAATAATGTTTGCGCGATATTCCAACGGAGAATCTCGAGTAATATCGCAGTTAGCGATGGCATCCTTCAATGACAATGAGGGGTTGTCGCCCGTGGGTGACACTGCTTGGGTTAGCACGTTTGAATCAGGTGACCCAATTATAGGTACCCCGGGTACGGGTGTTCTCGGCTCCATTAAATCCGCTTCACTGGAAGAATCCAATGTCGACCTGTCGGATCAATTGGTAAACCTGATTGTTGCGCAACGAAATTATCAGGCCAATGCCAAAACCATTGAAACTGCAGACTCGGTAACCCAGACCATTATTAACCTCAGATAA